GTAAGTACATCAAGGAGTTCTACCAGGAAAATCGCCTGATGCGAGGCGATCTGACGATTGCCGGGCAGCCGGTCGACCTGGGGAGGCTGGCGCTCCCCACGCTGACTATCGCTGCGCGGCGCGATCACATCGCGCCGTGGCGCTCCGTGGCGGCGCTGCACGATCTGGCAGGCAGCGCGGACAAGGAACTACTCATCATCGAGCGCGGGCACATCGGTATGGTGATGGGCAGCGACGCACCCCGCAAGCTCTGGCCGCGCCTGGGCGACTGGTTGGTTGCTCGGTCGGGCGCGCGCTGATGCCCGGTTTTTCTCACCCCACTCTAGCTTTTCTGGTACACTGAGATCATCTGACCACGGAGGGCACGATGAGAAACCGGGCGACATTCACCGATCGACTCCTGCTGCGGCTGTGGCGCACCCGCGCCGTGCAGGGCCTCGTCCTGGCGGGCGCAGCATGGCTGCTGCAAATGCTGCGGCGACGGGGCGGCTCGACGCTGAACTTCGGCTTCGAGTCGCCGCCTGTACTGGACGCGCTTGACCGCTTCGTGCGCGAGCGGGGCGCGGGTCCGCGCGTGGTCGATATGCCCCCCACGCCCGTTGACACATCTACCCAGACGCCGCCCGATTCGCGCGCGACGGATACGTCCCCGGTCGATCTGCCGCCCTCAACTTGATCTGGATCAAGGGTGGGGCGCTCGCCCACGCTAGACTGGGTTTATCGCCTGTATGCAGCCGTGAGCAAACCGCCGATGCCGTCCTCCGTGACTACCGCCGCTCCCGCCGTTCGCCTGAAGTCCGTTGCGCTGCCGCCGGAACACGGCGGCTGGGGTTTCGTGATCGAGCCGATCCTGCTGGGGCTGCTGGTCGCGCCGTCGTGGGGTGGGCTGGCGTTTGGTGTGGCCGTGCTGGGCGCGTTCCTGGCGCGGCATCCGCTGAAGATCGCGGTGACAGATCATCGGCGCGGGCGGCGCTATGCACGCACCGCGGCAGCGGAGCGGGTCGCGGCGATCTATCTGGTGCTGGTCGTGGTAGGCGGGGCTGCGGCGCTGCTGCTGGCCGGCCCTGCGATTCTGGTCCCGGTCGCGCTGGCCGCGCCGATGGGGATCGTGCAGCTGGGCGGCACGCTGGCCGGACGCGGGCGCGACCTGCTGCCGGAGCTGGCGGGCGCGGTGGCTCTGGCGGCGGCTGCGGCCAGCATCGCGCGAGCAGGCGATGGATCAGTGAGCGTCGCGCTGGGTTTGTGGGCGATTCTGGCGGCGCGTGACGTGCCCTCGATTCTGTACGTGCGCGAGCGCCTGCGGCTCGATAAAGGCAGAACGCATGCACCCACGCTCGTGCTGGCGGCCAATGGAGTGGCCGCGATCGCGTTGGCGCTGTTGGTAGTGGTGCAGCGTGCGCCGTGGCTGTCCCTATTGGCCGTGATCGCGTTGGCGGCGCGGGCCGTGTGGGGCCTGTCTCCCAATCGCAGGCCAGTCCCGGTGAAGGTGATCGGTTTCCTCGAAGTGTTCTACGGCCTGCTGGTCGTTGTGCTGGCCGCGCTCGGCCATCACCTGGGCCTGTGAGGGCGTAACTCGCGCGTAACTGGTACTTTGTAAGCTCAAAACACCAAGAGTGTATTTTGTTCTTTGAGCCACTTTGGACGACTTCATGACCTCAATCGAACTCCCCCCGATTGGCATCGCGGGTTTAGGTACCTATATCCCTTCGTCGGTTCTCACCGGACAGGAAATCGCCGCGCGCGCCGACCTGCCCGAATTTGTCGTGCTGGACAAAATGGGCATCCACGAGGTGCACGTTGCTGGGCCGGATGACACTGTAACCGCGATGGCGAGTCAGGCCGGGCTGCGCGCGCTGGATATGGCGGGCCTTGACGCCAAAGACGTAGATCTGATCGTCTATCACGGCAGCGAATACAAAGATCATATCGTGTGGTCGGCAGCGTCGAAGATCCAGAATCTGCTGGGCGCGACAAATGCAGCGGCCTTCGAGATGTACGCGCTGTGCGCGGGCGCGCCGATTGCGTACAAGGCCGCGCGCGATATGATGCGGCTCGATCCGCGCCTGCAAAACGTGCTGCTGGTTACTGCCAGCCGTGAAAACGACCTGATCGACTTCAGCAACGGGCGCACGCGTTTCATGTTCAACTTTGGCGCGGGCGGCGGCGCGATGCTGTTCCAGCGCAGACTGGATCGCAACCTCGTGCTGGAATCCGCGATGCGGACCGACGGCACGCTGGCCGATACGGTGGTGATGACGCCCGCTGAAGAGGGCGTGGCGCTGCTGCCGTCGGAGATGGGCACGCTGCACGGACGGCTGGATGTGCAGCACGCCGACTACATGGGCGAGCGGCTGGGTGAAGTGTCGCTGGGGCGCTTCGTGGAAGTGATCACGGAGGCGATCGAGCTAAGTGGTTATACGTTGGCGGATCTGCGCTTCCTGGGCATCACGCACATGAAGGCCTCGTTCTACCGCGAGATCCTGGGCGCGGTCGGGCTGACGCCGGAACAGTCGGTTTATTTGCAGGACTACGGCCACATTCAGAGCGTCGATCAGGCGCTGGCGCTGGAACTTGGACTGGCGCAGGACAAGATCAAGCAGGGCGATCTGATTGTGCTGGCCGGGGCCGGAACAGGGTATACATGGAGCGCTACCGCTTTCCGGTGGGGCTAATTTTTTGAGTCTGGACTAAAGCATTAAAAGGCAGGGACCAATGGCAGACATGCTGAAGGGGCGCGTGGCGCTGGTGACGGGCGGCGCGCAGGGCATTGGTAAGGCGATCGCGCTGCGCTTTGCGCGCGAAGGCGCGAAAGTCGTCGTGATCGACGTGACGCAGGACAAGGCCGACGCGACCGTCGCGGAAATCAGGGCGGCGGGCGGCGAGGCGATGGCCGCGATCTGCAACGTGGTGGACCGCGAGCAGGTGGCGGACGTGGTGGCGAAGGTGATCGAAGCGTACGGCCAGATCGACATTCTGTGCAACAACGCAGGCATCCTGCGTGACGCCCGGCTGGTCAAGATGACCGAAGAACAGTTCGACAGCGTGATCGACGTCAACCTCAAGGGCGTGTTCAACATGACGCAGGCCGTCGCGCCGCACATGGTCGAACGCGGGTACGGGCGTATCATCAGCACGTCATCGATCGTGGGCCTCTATGGCAACTTCGGCCAGACCAACTACGTGGCGACCAAAGCCGCCGTGATCGGCATGACGCGCGTCTGGGCGCGCGAATTGGGGCCGAAGGGCATCACCGCCAACGCTGTCGCGCCGGGCTTCATCGCCACGGACATGGTCAAGGCCATGCCGGAGAAGGTGCTCGACATGTTCAACGAGCGCACGCCGGTGCACCGCCTGGGCGAGCCGGAAGATATTGCGTACGGCTACCTGATGCTGGCGACTGAGGAAGCCTCGTTCATCAACGGCATCGTGCTCAGTGTGGACGGCGGCCTGGTGATGTAGTTCAGTACGTTGATTGTTTGTAGGGGTAATTCATGAATTGCCCCTACCGTTCCACCATTCTTTTTTTGCTGAAATAGTTTAGTCTACCGGCAACCAAATGAATCAAAAGTCTCTATACATCACCGATTTTCTGCACCGGCGGGCGCAGCTTTCGCCGGATCGACTGGCGATCCGTGATACGCTCACCGGGTGCGACTATACCTATGCGGCCTGGAACGCTCAGGCCATCCAGACCGCTAACTACCTGCGTGCGCTCGGCGTCAAAGGCGGCGACCGCGTGGCCGTTTATGCCGCCAACTGCATGGCCTACCTCGACGTCTGGATGGCGTGCGGCAAGATCGGGGCCGTGCTGCAAAACCTCAACTGGCGGCTGGCCGTGCCGGAGCTGGTCGGCCTGATCTGCGACGCCACGCCGGACGTGCTGGTCTATTCGTCCGAGTTCGTCGAGCAGGTGAACGCCATGCGCGCCGACATCGCGTGCATGCATCATTTCGTGGCGATCGGCGACCGGGCCGCGCCGGATGACTGCGCGTTTGCCGACCGTGACGACTATCCCGAGACGCTGACCGCGCCGCGCCCCGACCTCGACTGGGATTCGCCGTGGGTGATCTGCTACACGGGCGGCACGACCGGTCTGCCGAAAGGCGCGATCCTCTCGCACGGCAACATTACGTGGAACAGCATCAACACCGTCATGAGCTGGGGGTTGGACCAGAACGACTGCGCGATTCTTAACTCGCCGTTGTTCCACACCGGCGGGCTGAACGTCTTCACACTGCCGCTGATCCACGCGGGCGGCGCGAGTATCTTGTGCGGCGGCTTTGATGTCGACCAGACCTTCGACCTGTTCGCCTCCGGTGACGTGACGCTGTTCTTTGGCGTGCCGACCATGTTCACCGTCATGCAGCAGCATCCACGCTGGGCGGACGCCGACTTCAGCCGCCTCAAGCTGGTGATCAGCGGCGGCGCGCCGTGCCCGCTGCCGATCTTCGAGCGTTTCTGGGACAAGGGCGTGGACTTCAAGACCGGCTATGGCCTGACCGAAGCCGGGCCGAACACTTTCTGGCTGCCGCAGGCGGACGTACGCCGCAAGCCGGGTGCGGTCGGGTTCCCGCTGATGCACGTGGATGTGAAGTCCGTGCGCGCGGATGGTTCCGAAACGACGCCGGGCGAACCGGGTGAGTTGTTGATCCGGGGGCCGCACGTTACGCCGGGGTATTGGAACAATCCGCAGGCGACCACCGAGGCGATCGTGGACGGCTGGCTGCACACCGGCGATCTCGCCATCTGCGACGACGAAGGCTATTACACCATCGTCGGGCGGCTGAAAGACATGATTATTTCCGGCGGCGAAAACGTCTACCCGGCGGAAGTCGAAAGTATCATGTACCGCCATCCCGCCATCCACGAGGCCGCGCTGATCGGCGTGGCGGACGACAAGTGGGGCGAGGTGGGGCGCGCGGTCGTCGTCGTGGAACCGGGACAAGCCCTGGACGAAGATGACCTGATTGACTTCCTGCGCGAGCGACTGGCGCGGTATAAGCTGCCCAAGTCCGCGGTGTTCGTGGACGCGCTGCCCAAGACCGGCGCGGGCAAGATCGACAAAAAAGAACTCGTGCGGCAGTACGGCACGGTCTGAGAGCTTTTGAGAGGCACACCGCAGCAATTGACAGGGTTTTGAACGTACAGTCGCGGGCGGGTTGGCTTCTTGTGAATAAGGACGGCAGCTATGCCAAAAGTGAAGACAAACGACATCACGCTCTATTACGAAATCCACGGTGAGGACCACCCCGAGACGCTGATTCTGATCAACGGCGTGGGGCAGTGGCACGAGGCGTGGTGGCGCAACGTGAGGCCGTTGGCCGAGCATTTCCGCGTGGTGACGTTCGACAACCGGGGCGTCGGGGATTCCGACAAGCCAGATATCCCGTACACGATCGACATGATGGCCGACGACGCGCTGGGCCTGATGGACGGCCTGGGCATCGAGCGCGCGCATGTGCTGGGGCATTCACTGGGCGGCGGGATCGCGCTGTTTATGGCGCGCAAGCAGTCGCAGCGCATCCAGTCACTGATCCTGGCCTCGACGCTGTACTGGGGGCCGCAGGTGGTCATGCCGTCGCCGCGCGCGATGCAGCTTTTGCAGGATCGCTCCGGCGACCCGCTGGAGCTGGTGAAAAACGGCGCGCGCGTGGCCGCCGCCGAAGGCTTCGAGACGCGCGATCCTGAAGGGTTCCGCAAACTGATCGACATGCGTTTCGCCAGCCAGCAAACACCCAACCTGTACCTGCGCCACAGCCAGGCCGGGTTGCCGTACTTCGCCGCCGACTACATCGCGGACTTCGTGCCGCCGATGCCGGTGCTGCTGCTGGTCGGGGAGCACGACGAGGTCGCGCCGCCCGCCAACAGCGAGGCGATCGCGCTGCAGTGGCCGCACGCGAAGTTCGTGGTGATCGAGGGCGCGGGCCACCTGTTCAACATCGAAAAGCCGGAGGAATCGAACCGGATCATCACCGAGTTTTTGCAGAGTCAATGATGCGTGGACCGTGTAGGGGCGTATCGCAATACGCCCCTACGAAAACTGCCATTTCGACCATTTACCAACGAGGGTAACACGATGAGCGTTCCGACGCTTCCGGGTATTACCGCCAAGACCATCACCACCGCCCGCCTGAGCACGCGCGTGCTGTTCGCCGGGCCGGACGACGGCGTGCCGGTGCTGTTCGTGCACGGCAACGCGTCCTCCGCGACGTTCTGGGAAGAGGTTATGCTGGCGCTGCCGGAGGGGTTCCGCGCGCTGGCCCCCGATCTGCGCGGCTACGGCGGCGCGGATCGTGCCGTGCTGATCGACGCGACGCGCGGGATGCGCGATTTTTCCGACGACCTGCGGGCACTGCTGGACACGCTCGGCATCGAAAAGGCGCACGTGGTCGGGCATTCGCTCGGCGGCGCGGTGATCTGGCAGATGATGATGGACTATCCCGAACGGCTGATCACGGTGACGCAGGTCGATCCCGGCTCGCCGTTTGGTTTCGGCGGCTCGAAGGGCCTCGACGGCCAGCCGACGCAGCCGGACTTCGCCGGATCGGGTGGCGGCACGGTCAACCCCGACTTCGCACGGCTGATGGGCGAGGGGAACCGCGCAGCGGATAACCCGCAGGCGTCCCCGCGCATCGTGATGAACAGCTTCTACTGGAAACCGCCGTTTGTGCCTGCGCGCGAAGAGGATCTGCTTTCCTCGCTGCTGTCGGAACACG
This sequence is a window from Aggregatilinea lenta. Protein-coding genes within it:
- a CDS encoding YwiC-like family protein, translating into MPSSVTTAAPAVRLKSVALPPEHGGWGFVIEPILLGLLVAPSWGGLAFGVAVLGAFLARHPLKIAVTDHRRGRRYARTAAAERVAAIYLVLVVVGGAAALLLAGPAILVPVALAAPMGIVQLGGTLAGRGRDLLPELAGAVALAAAAASIARAGDGSVSVALGLWAILAARDVPSILYVRERLRLDKGRTHAPTLVLAANGVAAIALALLVVVQRAPWLSLLAVIALAARAVWGLSPNRRPVPVKVIGFLEVFYGLLVVVLAALGHHLGL
- a CDS encoding 3-oxoacyl-ACP synthase, whose amino-acid sequence is MTSIELPPIGIAGLGTYIPSSVLTGQEIAARADLPEFVVLDKMGIHEVHVAGPDDTVTAMASQAGLRALDMAGLDAKDVDLIVYHGSEYKDHIVWSAASKIQNLLGATNAAAFEMYALCAGAPIAYKAARDMMRLDPRLQNVLLVTASRENDLIDFSNGRTRFMFNFGAGGGAMLFQRRLDRNLVLESAMRTDGTLADTVVMTPAEEGVALLPSEMGTLHGRLDVQHADYMGERLGEVSLGRFVEVITEAIELSGYTLADLRFLGITHMKASFYREILGAVGLTPEQSVYLQDYGHIQSVDQALALELGLAQDKIKQGDLIVLAGAGTGYTWSATAFRWG
- the fabG gene encoding 3-oxoacyl-ACP reductase FabG; amino-acid sequence: MADMLKGRVALVTGGAQGIGKAIALRFAREGAKVVVIDVTQDKADATVAEIRAAGGEAMAAICNVVDREQVADVVAKVIEAYGQIDILCNNAGILRDARLVKMTEEQFDSVIDVNLKGVFNMTQAVAPHMVERGYGRIISTSSIVGLYGNFGQTNYVATKAAVIGMTRVWARELGPKGITANAVAPGFIATDMVKAMPEKVLDMFNERTPVHRLGEPEDIAYGYLMLATEEASFINGIVLSVDGGLVM
- a CDS encoding acyl-CoA synthetase encodes the protein MNQKSLYITDFLHRRAQLSPDRLAIRDTLTGCDYTYAAWNAQAIQTANYLRALGVKGGDRVAVYAANCMAYLDVWMACGKIGAVLQNLNWRLAVPELVGLICDATPDVLVYSSEFVEQVNAMRADIACMHHFVAIGDRAAPDDCAFADRDDYPETLTAPRPDLDWDSPWVICYTGGTTGLPKGAILSHGNITWNSINTVMSWGLDQNDCAILNSPLFHTGGLNVFTLPLIHAGGASILCGGFDVDQTFDLFASGDVTLFFGVPTMFTVMQQHPRWADADFSRLKLVISGGAPCPLPIFERFWDKGVDFKTGYGLTEAGPNTFWLPQADVRRKPGAVGFPLMHVDVKSVRADGSETTPGEPGELLIRGPHVTPGYWNNPQATTEAIVDGWLHTGDLAICDDEGYYTIVGRLKDMIISGGENVYPAEVESIMYRHPAIHEAALIGVADDKWGEVGRAVVVVEPGQALDEDDLIDFLRERLARYKLPKSAVFVDALPKTGAGKIDKKELVRQYGTV
- a CDS encoding alpha/beta fold hydrolase; amino-acid sequence: MPKVKTNDITLYYEIHGEDHPETLILINGVGQWHEAWWRNVRPLAEHFRVVTFDNRGVGDSDKPDIPYTIDMMADDALGLMDGLGIERAHVLGHSLGGGIALFMARKQSQRIQSLILASTLYWGPQVVMPSPRAMQLLQDRSGDPLELVKNGARVAAAEGFETRDPEGFRKLIDMRFASQQTPNLYLRHSQAGLPYFAADYIADFVPPMPVLLLVGEHDEVAPPANSEAIALQWPHAKFVVIEGAGHLFNIEKPEESNRIITEFLQSQ
- a CDS encoding alpha/beta hydrolase, which produces MSVPTLPGITAKTITTARLSTRVLFAGPDDGVPVLFVHGNASSATFWEEVMLALPEGFRALAPDLRGYGGADRAVLIDATRGMRDFSDDLRALLDTLGIEKAHVVGHSLGGAVIWQMMMDYPERLITVTQVDPGSPFGFGGSKGLDGQPTQPDFAGSGGGTVNPDFARLMGEGNRAADNPQASPRIVMNSFYWKPPFVPAREEDLLSSLLSEHVGPEQYPGDFVPSENWPNVAPGLWGPINAMSAKYAAPIEGLYAADPKSPVLWVRGSDDQIVSDMSLFDFGTLGKLGAVPGYPGEDVFPPQPMVSQTRAVLEQYVARGGSFREEVIEGTGHTPYIEKPAEFNALLHAHLQRGA